The following coding sequences are from one Sphingomonadaceae bacterium OTU29LAMAA1 window:
- a CDS encoding TonB-dependent receptor gives MSLTLAILLAGQIAVSPADVPAPDPQAGTEAAPAADEQEATGRTGPAASNADGDILVTARRRAESVQRVPIAMSVIGGTALAETGTYNVNRLTQLQPSLQFYSTNPRNSAANVRGLGAPFGLTNDGIEQGVGIYVDQVYYSRIASATFDFTDTERIEVLRGPQGTLYGKNTTAGAINVTTRKPSFTPEARIELTGGNLDFFQGKASVSGPLVDDKVAIRLSTSITTRRGTIYNTRQNEWQNSQDNQSLRSQIYWNATDTLDWTLYGDYNRQNPNCCVQYYARTGATQRPVTRQYAALAAAQGYVVPSTDAFDRVTDVDTHLRAKQELGGLSLVGNLDLGGATLTSVSAWRFWHWNPSNDRDFIGLPITTVSANPSQQSQASQELRISSNGVRSLDYVAGLFYFYQTIDTQGLQVQGPAASAFLLNPASAASRDPSTLNGLTSRNTIGFKNTSAALFGKLTWHPTEQLSISPGLRVNYDKKEGSYVSLVTTGTGSSNLTADQRGVLAPQSYQPDFDDWNVSGDLTVAYDVSDTVHYYATYARSYKSGGINLSGLPLDRNNNPILSSATIRPEKVNHFELGLKTQFADRRATVNLAAFWTEIEDYQATVTNNQVGVLRGYLANAGKVRTRGFELDSAFRPTARLNIYGNAALTDAKYVRFVDAPCPPELSGGTAMTAGQTPAAAGVSGISPDNCDISGQILPGVSKWAFSYGAEYNLPLQLFGTDGQLYAGVDGSYRSKFSSNPSRSRYTDIAGYALTNFRVGYRKDGDWNVFGWLRNAFDTDYYEVLATQSGSTGLIVGQPGDPRTYGLTLSKSF, from the coding sequence ATGTCGTTGACCCTCGCCATTCTGCTGGCCGGCCAGATCGCCGTTTCACCTGCGGACGTACCAGCGCCCGATCCACAGGCCGGGACTGAGGCAGCGCCCGCTGCGGATGAGCAGGAGGCGACCGGCCGTACCGGTCCCGCGGCAAGCAATGCGGACGGCGACATTCTCGTCACCGCCCGCCGCCGTGCCGAATCGGTGCAGCGTGTACCGATCGCGATGTCGGTGATCGGGGGCACCGCGTTGGCGGAGACGGGTACGTATAACGTCAACCGGCTGACGCAGCTGCAACCTTCGCTGCAATTCTACTCGACCAATCCGCGCAATTCCGCAGCCAACGTCCGCGGATTGGGCGCGCCGTTCGGGCTGACCAACGACGGCATTGAGCAAGGCGTCGGCATCTACGTCGATCAGGTCTATTACAGCCGTATCGCATCGGCGACGTTCGATTTTACCGACACCGAGCGGATCGAGGTGCTGCGTGGACCGCAGGGCACGCTTTACGGCAAGAACACGACCGCCGGCGCTATCAACGTCACCACCCGCAAGCCGAGCTTCACGCCGGAAGCTCGGATCGAGTTGACCGGTGGCAACCTGGACTTCTTTCAGGGCAAGGCATCGGTGTCCGGCCCGCTGGTCGACGACAAGGTCGCGATCCGTCTGTCCACGTCGATCACCACGCGACGCGGCACGATCTACAACACGCGCCAGAACGAATGGCAGAACAGCCAGGACAACCAGTCGCTGCGTTCGCAAATCTACTGGAACGCGACCGATACGCTTGATTGGACGCTTTACGGCGACTATAACCGCCAGAACCCCAATTGCTGCGTGCAATATTACGCTCGCACCGGCGCGACGCAGCGGCCGGTCACCCGGCAATATGCGGCACTGGCGGCAGCGCAGGGCTATGTCGTGCCATCGACCGACGCCTTCGACCGCGTAACCGACGTCGACACCCATCTTCGTGCGAAGCAGGAACTCGGCGGACTGTCGCTGGTCGGCAATCTCGATCTTGGCGGTGCGACGCTCACGTCGGTCTCGGCATGGCGGTTCTGGCACTGGAACCCGTCGAACGACCGCGACTTCATCGGGCTGCCGATCACCACCGTCTCCGCCAATCCGTCGCAGCAAAGCCAGGCGAGTCAGGAGCTTCGCATATCATCGAACGGCGTACGCTCGCTCGATTACGTCGCCGGCCTGTTCTACTTCTACCAGACGATCGATACCCAGGGGTTGCAGGTCCAGGGGCCAGCCGCGAGCGCGTTCCTGCTCAATCCGGCCAGCGCCGCCAGCCGGGACCCGTCGACGCTGAATGGCCTGACCTCACGCAACACGATCGGGTTCAAGAATACGTCGGCGGCGCTGTTCGGCAAGCTGACGTGGCACCCGACCGAGCAGCTATCGATTTCGCCGGGCCTGCGCGTCAATTACGATAAGAAGGAGGGGTCGTACGTCTCGCTGGTGACCACCGGCACGGGCAGCAGCAATCTGACCGCCGACCAGCGCGGCGTGCTTGCGCCGCAAAGCTATCAGCCCGACTTCGACGACTGGAACGTCTCGGGCGACCTCACCGTCGCCTACGATGTCAGCGATACGGTGCATTATTATGCGACCTATGCGCGCAGCTACAAATCGGGCGGGATCAACCTGTCCGGGCTGCCGCTCGATCGCAACAACAACCCGATCCTCTCATCGGCGACGATCCGCCCGGAGAAGGTCAATCATTTCGAGCTCGGCCTGAAGACCCAGTTCGCCGACCGCCGGGCGACGGTGAACCTCGCGGCGTTCTGGACGGAGATCGAGGACTATCAGGCGACCGTGACGAACAATCAGGTCGGCGTCCTGCGCGGCTATCTCGCCAACGCCGGCAAGGTGCGTACCCGCGGGTTCGAACTGGACAGCGCATTTCGTCCGACCGCGCGGCTCAACATCTACGGCAACGCCGCTTTAACCGATGCGAAATACGTCCGGTTCGTCGATGCTCCGTGCCCGCCCGAGCTGTCGGGCGGCACGGCGATGACCGCGGGGCAGACGCCCGCGGCAGCTGGCGTATCAGGAATAAGCCCGGACAATTGCGACATCTCCGGCCAGATCCTGCCCGGCGTTTCGAAATGGGCGTTTTCCTACGGTGCGGAGTATAACCTGCCGCTTCAGCTGTTCGGCACCGACGGCCAGCTCTATGCCGGCGTGGACGGCAGCTATCGTTCGAAATTCTCGTCGAACCCGTCGCGCTCGCGCTACACCGACATCGCCGGCTATGCCCTCACCAACTTTCGCGTCGGCTATCGCAAGGATGGCGACTGGAACGTCTTCGGCTGGCTACGGAACGCGTTCGACACCGACTATTACGAGGTACTCGCAACCCAGAGCGGCAGCACCGGCCTGATCGTCGGCCAGCCGGGCGATCCGCGCACCTATGGCCTGACCCTGTCGAAAAGCTTCTGA
- a CDS encoding lipoprotein-releasing ABC transporter permease subunit has protein sequence MLLSTYERMIARRYLLPGKGEAFIFLVASISLVAVMLGVAALVIVMSVMNGFRAELFDKIVGLNGHAVVQGVGGRLPDWRDIVAEARRTPGVTSAVPMVEQPLAATYNGRAEAVLVRGLGTADVRRMIGGKLIMGSLSGIRPGNGQIALGSRLAEALGAQVGSEVSLFSPQGQTTPFGTVPRIVSYKVGAIFEIGLYDYDKAYVLMPIEDAQTLLLLGDNVGMIELQTVDADKVGPILAPLADKLGGNAVIADWRSMNAQLFQALEVERVAMFTVLSIIILVAVFNILSSLIMLVRAKTRDIAILRTMGATRGGLMRIFMVVGTTIGALGTLAGLILGFIFLFYRQAVVNLVQLITGQNLWDPSIRYLTELPSKTDPVEIIIIALMALVFSFLATLYPAWKAASTDPVQVLRYE, from the coding sequence ATGCTTCTCTCCACCTACGAACGGATGATCGCCCGGCGCTACCTGCTTCCGGGCAAGGGAGAGGCGTTCATCTTCCTGGTCGCCTCGATCAGCCTCGTCGCGGTGATGCTCGGCGTCGCCGCGCTGGTCATCGTCATGAGCGTCATGAACGGCTTCCGGGCCGAGCTGTTTGACAAGATCGTCGGCCTGAACGGCCATGCGGTGGTGCAGGGCGTCGGTGGCCGGCTGCCCGACTGGCGCGACATCGTCGCGGAGGCGCGGCGGACGCCGGGCGTCACGTCGGCGGTGCCGATGGTCGAGCAGCCGCTCGCCGCGACCTATAACGGCCGGGCCGAGGCGGTACTGGTCCGCGGTCTCGGCACCGCCGACGTCCGTCGCATGATCGGCGGCAAGCTCATCATGGGCTCGCTGTCGGGCATCCGTCCCGGCAACGGCCAGATCGCGCTCGGCTCGCGGCTCGCAGAGGCGCTGGGTGCGCAGGTCGGCAGCGAGGTGTCGCTGTTCAGTCCGCAGGGGCAGACGACGCCGTTCGGGACGGTACCGCGCATCGTCAGCTACAAGGTCGGTGCGATCTTCGAGATCGGCCTGTACGATTACGACAAGGCCTATGTCCTCATGCCGATCGAGGATGCGCAGACATTGCTGCTGCTCGGCGACAATGTCGGCATGATCGAATTGCAGACGGTGGACGCGGACAAGGTCGGGCCGATCCTTGCGCCGCTCGCCGACAAGCTCGGCGGCAATGCGGTGATCGCCGATTGGCGCAGCATGAACGCCCAGCTGTTCCAGGCGCTGGAGGTCGAACGCGTCGCCATGTTCACCGTGCTGTCGATCATCATCCTCGTCGCGGTGTTCAACATCCTCTCGTCGCTGATCATGCTGGTCCGCGCCAAGACGCGCGACATCGCGATCCTGCGGACGATGGGCGCGACGCGCGGCGGGCTGATGCGCATCTTCATGGTGGTCGGCACCACGATCGGCGCTCTCGGCACGCTCGCCGGGCTGATACTGGGCTTCATCTTCCTGTTCTATCGACAGGCGGTGGTAAACCTCGTCCAGCTGATCACCGGCCAGAATTTGTGGGACCCCTCGATCCGCTATCTGACCGAGCTGCCATCGAAGACCGACCCGGTCGAGATCATCATCATCGCGCTGATGGCGCTGGTGTTCAGCTTCCTCGCCACGCTGTACCCGGCGTGGAAGGCGGCGAGCACCGATCCGGTACAGGTGTTGCGTTATGAGTGA
- a CDS encoding ABC transporter ATP-binding protein encodes MIRRGPAPTEEVAVLQTSGLTRSFTQGGETIHVLRGVDLSVAPGEIVALVGPSGSGKSTLLQAVGLLEGGFQGSIRIAGTEAAKLDAHGRTVMRRDHLGFVYQFHHLLPDFNATENVVLPQLVHGADRKTADDRSAALLTALGLGHRLTHRPSQLSGGEQQRVAVARALANRPSLVLADEPTGNLDEHTADIVLAEFLRLVRGEGSAALIATHNERLAQKMDRVVRLHEGVLS; translated from the coding sequence ATGATCCGGCGCGGCCCGGCGCCGACCGAAGAGGTCGCGGTGCTCCAGACGAGCGGCCTGACCCGCAGCTTCACCCAGGGCGGCGAGACGATCCATGTCCTGCGCGGGGTCGACCTGTCTGTCGCGCCGGGAGAGATCGTCGCGCTGGTCGGCCCTTCCGGGTCGGGCAAGTCCACGCTGTTGCAGGCGGTCGGCCTGCTCGAAGGCGGCTTCCAGGGATCGATCCGCATCGCCGGCACCGAGGCGGCGAAGCTCGACGCGCATGGCCGCACCGTGATGCGCCGCGATCACCTCGGCTTCGTCTACCAGTTCCATCACCTGTTGCCGGATTTCAACGCGACCGAGAACGTCGTCCTGCCGCAACTCGTCCACGGTGCCGATCGCAAGACCGCGGACGACCGGTCTGCGGCGTTGCTGACCGCGCTCGGCCTCGGCCATCGCCTGACGCATCGGCCCAGCCAATTGTCCGGCGGTGAGCAGCAGCGCGTCGCCGTCGCCCGCGCGCTCGCCAACCGCCCGTCGCTGGTGCTGGCGGACGAGCCGACCGGCAACCTCGACGAACATACCGCCGACATCGTGCTCGCCGAATTCCTGCGGCTGGTCCGCGGCGAGGGTTCTGCGGCGCTGATCGCCACACACAATGAACGGCTCGCGCAGAAGATGGACCGCGTCGTCCGGCTGCACGAAGGCGTGTTGTCGTGA
- a CDS encoding GNAT family N-acetyltransferase has translation MSRWGETPTLTGAHVTLRPLERADRDALVTVAAAGNLWDTFYANVSQLKDADRWFDAAFQQQEFGRARLFAVCDSAGQVVGTTRFMRMSEGHRRLELGGTFYAKTVQRTGVNTEAKLLLLTHAFEALDCQCVQIRTDALNQRSQTAIERLGAKRDGILRGHQIVDGRLRDSVVYSILDREWPGVRQNLRFLLARHA, from the coding sequence GTGAGCCGGTGGGGCGAGACGCCGACGCTCACCGGCGCTCACGTGACGCTCCGCCCGCTGGAGCGCGCTGACCGGGACGCGTTGGTCACCGTCGCCGCGGCCGGCAACCTCTGGGACACCTTCTATGCCAATGTGTCGCAGCTAAAGGACGCCGATCGCTGGTTCGACGCCGCCTTTCAGCAGCAGGAGTTCGGGCGCGCCCGGCTGTTCGCCGTTTGCGATTCGGCGGGGCAGGTGGTCGGCACGACCCGTTTCATGCGGATGAGCGAAGGTCATCGGCGGCTCGAACTCGGCGGCACCTTCTATGCGAAGACGGTGCAGCGCACGGGCGTCAACACCGAGGCGAAGCTGCTGCTGCTCACGCATGCGTTCGAGGCGCTGGACTGCCAATGCGTGCAGATCCGCACCGACGCGCTCAATCAACGCAGCCAGACGGCAATCGAGCGGCTTGGTGCCAAACGCGACGGCATCCTCCGCGGCCACCAGATCGTCGACGGACGCCTCCGCGACAGCGTCGTCTACTCGATCCTCGACCGCGAATGGCCGGGCGTTCGCCAGAACCTGCGCTTCCTGCTCGCGAGGCACGCATGA
- a CDS encoding glutathione peroxidase: MITNFTVQSADGSAVPLDRYAGQVLLIVNTASKCGFTPQYEGLEALHRRYFDRGFGMLGFPCNQFGAQEPGDAAEISRFCSLTYDVTFPVFAKVDVNGAGADPLFDRLKRDAPGVLGSKAIKWNFTKFLVNRAGEVVHRYAPATKPEQLAADIEALL; encoded by the coding sequence ATGATCACCAATTTCACCGTGCAGTCTGCCGATGGGAGCGCCGTGCCGCTCGATCGTTATGCCGGGCAGGTGCTGCTGATCGTCAACACCGCCTCCAAATGCGGCTTCACCCCGCAATATGAGGGGCTGGAGGCGCTACACCGCCGCTATTTCGATCGCGGCTTCGGGATGCTGGGCTTCCCCTGCAACCAGTTCGGCGCGCAGGAACCCGGCGACGCGGCAGAGATCTCGCGCTTCTGTTCGCTGACCTATGATGTGACCTTTCCCGTGTTCGCCAAGGTCGACGTCAACGGGGCAGGGGCCGATCCGCTATTCGATCGGCTGAAGCGTGACGCGCCGGGCGTGCTGGGATCGAAGGCGATCAAGTGGAACTTCACCAAATTCCTAGTGAACCGCGCCGGCGAGGTGGTCCACCGCTACGCCCCGGCGACGAAGCCGGAGCAGCTCGCCGCGGACATCGAGGCCCTGTTATAA
- a CDS encoding DUF308 domain-containing protein — translation MTDTRAATDPLNPPAAGAGWGWILAYGVLSIVLGVLAFINPFAATYAAMLVIGAFFIATGLVSIAAGFAGKGHEGRGYAIGFGLLSLVVGLLMAFFPLAGALSLTLMVAIWLGLRGAMEIGLGARFRRGRGLMIALGVVNLLLAVYVLATLPWSVLTLPGFVLGISFVFGGVASVASALNHKAGAAAFAAPAV, via the coding sequence ATGACCGACACGCGCGCCGCCACCGACCCGTTGAACCCGCCCGCTGCCGGTGCCGGCTGGGGCTGGATACTGGCCTATGGCGTACTGTCGATCGTGCTGGGCGTGCTGGCGTTCATCAATCCCTTCGCCGCGACATACGCGGCGATGCTGGTGATCGGGGCATTCTTCATCGCCACAGGGCTGGTGTCGATCGCGGCGGGGTTCGCCGGCAAGGGGCATGAGGGACGCGGCTATGCGATCGGATTCGGTCTGCTGTCGCTGGTGGTCGGGTTGCTGATGGCGTTCTTTCCGCTGGCGGGAGCGCTCTCGCTGACGTTGATGGTTGCGATCTGGCTCGGGCTTCGCGGCGCGATGGAGATCGGGCTGGGTGCGCGGTTCCGGCGCGGGCGCGGACTGATGATCGCGCTGGGCGTGGTGAACCTCCTGCTGGCGGTGTACGTGCTGGCGACGCTGCCGTGGTCGGTCCTGACCCTGCCGGGGTTCGTATTGGGCATCAGCTTCGTGTTCGGCGGCGTGGCATCGGTGGCGTCGGCGCTCAACCACAAGGCCGGCGCAGCGGCCTTTGCCGCTCCAGCCGTGTAA
- the dnaE gene encoding DNA polymerase III subunit alpha has translation MAHSGFVPLRIFSSYTMLDGAIEPKAIAKQAKAMHFPAAGLTDRNGLYAAMAFSDAAKKDGVQPVIGTMLCVARPGMPDGVVAPLDWIALYAQDMTGYDNLCALVSRAHLDRPIELPAHVDFAALEGRTDGLIALTAGGEGALARLYHEDQPARATDYIDRLQALFPDRLYIELARRGDAIEDAAEQALIDLAYDRNLPLVATNPCCFSDSAFLDAHDAMLCIAHSTYVESEDRIRSCPDAWLKPAETMKQLFSDLPEAIENTLVVAQRCAVMAPYRKPILPSLAGDRDGEAAMLRSEAEAGLEARLDRIEQLGTQPADDPDWRDVYRKRLAFEVDVIVQMGFPGYFLIVGDFIKWAKDHDIPVGPGRGSGAGSVVAWALTITDLDPMKLGLLFERFLNPERVSMPDFDIDFCETRRGEVIRYVQEKYGRDQVAQIITFGKLKARAVLKDTGRVLQMSYGQVDRLAKLVPNHPTDPWDLKRALNGVPELAKEYSNDNQVRRLLDLATKLEGLPRHSSTHAAGVVIGDRPLAQLVPLYRDPRSDMPVTQFDMKYVEGAGLVKFDFLGLKTLSVLKKAVQLLAKRGITVDLDALLWDDEAVYKLLQKGDTVGVFQLESEGMRRTLSAVRPTNFGDIIALVSLYRPGPMDNIPSFGRRKQGTEPIVYPHPALEPILAETYGIFVYQEQVMQAAQILAGFSLGGADLLRRAMGKKIKAEMDAQRAIFVEGCAKVNQIPKAKANELFDLIDKFAGYGFNKSHAAAYALLAYQTAWLKAHHPHEFYAASMCYDMAQTDKLCIFVDDMRRLGVTICGPDINKSDAEFDVEETPDGLAVRYALAALKSVGEGAMERLVVERSTNGPFKSIDDLATRVDPRLINKRQLETLAASGTFDCFDTNRAGIHAVAETILAVAARTHEGKTSGQHGLFGAEDVAGDAIKLPASARWTMADAMEQEKEAFGFYFSAHPVDRHAHLAKMHGARQYVALTELRIPEDGTRAGATMAVLVEDARWRTSARGKRYMMATVSDASGQFIATCFDDSVAAELEDAARAGGCGLITVELDRRPGEETPRVSIKRIQPFETLASIARFTIEAKVAHAAGFEALSRLLAQHRGARGEVRARIPVGDGEAVVLLGRDFLLDMELVEAIQTIPGVTDVALDRVASQLRSVG, from the coding sequence ATGGCCCATTCCGGTTTCGTGCCGCTCCGCATATTCTCGTCCTACACGATGCTCGACGGGGCGATCGAGCCCAAGGCGATCGCCAAGCAGGCGAAGGCGATGCACTTTCCCGCCGCCGGCCTGACCGATCGGAACGGGCTCTATGCGGCGATGGCGTTCTCCGATGCCGCGAAGAAAGACGGCGTACAGCCGGTGATCGGCACGATGCTGTGCGTCGCCCGGCCCGGCATGCCCGACGGCGTCGTCGCACCGCTCGACTGGATCGCGCTCTATGCGCAGGACATGACCGGCTACGACAACCTTTGCGCGCTCGTCAGCCGTGCGCACCTCGATCGCCCGATCGAACTGCCGGCGCACGTCGATTTCGCCGCGCTCGAAGGGCGCACCGATGGCCTGATCGCATTGACGGCGGGCGGTGAGGGGGCACTTGCCCGTCTGTACCACGAGGACCAGCCAGCCCGCGCGACCGACTATATCGACCGCCTTCAGGCGCTGTTCCCCGACCGGCTCTATATCGAGCTTGCCAGACGCGGCGATGCGATCGAGGACGCGGCCGAACAGGCGCTGATCGATCTCGCCTACGACCGCAATCTGCCGCTGGTCGCGACCAACCCCTGCTGCTTCTCGGACAGCGCCTTTCTCGACGCGCACGACGCCATGCTCTGCATTGCGCATTCGACCTATGTCGAAAGCGAGGACCGCATCCGCTCCTGTCCCGACGCGTGGCTGAAACCCGCCGAGACGATGAAGCAGCTGTTCTCCGATTTGCCCGAGGCGATCGAGAACACGCTGGTGGTTGCGCAACGCTGCGCAGTGATGGCGCCGTACCGCAAGCCGATCCTGCCCAGCCTCGCCGGCGATCGTGATGGCGAGGCGGCGATGCTGCGTTCCGAGGCGGAGGCAGGACTGGAGGCGCGGCTCGACCGGATCGAACAACTCGGCACGCAGCCTGCCGACGATCCGGACTGGCGCGACGTCTATCGCAAGCGGCTGGCGTTCGAGGTCGACGTCATCGTCCAGATGGGCTTCCCCGGCTATTTCCTGATCGTCGGCGACTTCATCAAATGGGCGAAGGATCACGACATTCCGGTGGGTCCGGGGCGTGGCTCGGGCGCAGGATCGGTCGTCGCCTGGGCGCTGACGATCACCGACCTCGATCCGATGAAGCTCGGCCTGCTGTTCGAACGCTTCCTCAACCCGGAACGCGTGTCGATGCCCGACTTCGACATCGACTTCTGCGAAACCCGTCGCGGCGAGGTGATCCGGTACGTGCAGGAGAAATACGGCCGCGATCAGGTCGCGCAGATCATCACCTTCGGTAAGCTGAAGGCGCGCGCGGTGCTCAAGGACACCGGCCGCGTGCTCCAGATGAGCTATGGCCAGGTCGACCGCCTCGCCAAGCTGGTGCCCAACCACCCGACCGATCCGTGGGACCTCAAGCGCGCGCTCAACGGCGTGCCGGAGCTTGCCAAGGAATATTCGAACGACAATCAGGTCCGCCGCCTGCTCGACCTCGCCACCAAGCTCGAAGGCCTGCCGCGCCATTCGTCGACCCACGCCGCCGGCGTGGTGATCGGCGACCGTCCGCTCGCCCAGCTGGTCCCGCTCTATCGCGATCCGCGTTCGGACATGCCCGTCACGCAGTTCGACATGAAATATGTCGAGGGCGCAGGGCTGGTGAAGTTCGACTTCCTCGGTCTGAAGACGCTGTCGGTCCTCAAGAAGGCGGTGCAGCTGCTCGCCAAGCGCGGCATCACCGTCGATCTCGATGCGCTGCTGTGGGACGACGAGGCAGTCTACAAACTGCTCCAGAAGGGCGACACCGTCGGCGTCTTCCAGCTGGAATCGGAAGGCATGCGCCGCACGCTGTCGGCCGTTCGCCCGACCAACTTCGGCGACATCATCGCGCTCGTCTCGCTCTACCGCCCCGGCCCGATGGACAATATCCCGAGCTTCGGCCGCCGCAAGCAGGGAACCGAGCCGATCGTCTACCCGCACCCCGCGCTCGAGCCGATCCTCGCCGAGACGTACGGCATCTTCGTCTACCAGGAACAGGTGATGCAGGCCGCGCAGATCCTGGCGGGCTTCTCGCTCGGCGGCGCCGATCTGCTGCGCCGCGCGATGGGCAAGAAGATCAAGGCCGAGATGGACGCACAGCGCGCGATCTTCGTCGAAGGCTGCGCCAAGGTGAACCAGATCCCGAAGGCGAAGGCCAACGAGCTGTTCGACTTGATCGACAAGTTCGCCGGCTATGGTTTCAACAAGAGCCACGCCGCGGCGTACGCGCTGCTCGCCTATCAGACCGCGTGGCTGAAGGCGCATCACCCGCACGAATTCTATGCCGCCTCGATGTGCTACGACATGGCGCAGACCGACAAGCTCTGCATCTTCGTCGACGACATGCGACGCCTCGGCGTGACGATCTGCGGCCCCGACATCAACAAGTCCGACGCCGAATTCGATGTCGAGGAAACACCGGACGGCCTCGCCGTCCGCTACGCCCTCGCCGCGCTCAAATCGGTCGGCGAGGGCGCGATGGAACGCCTCGTCGTCGAACGCTCCACCAACGGCCCGTTCAAGAGCATCGACGACCTCGCCACCCGCGTCGACCCGCGCCTCATCAACAAGCGCCAACTCGAAACGCTCGCCGCCAGCGGCACGTTCGACTGTTTCGACACCAACCGCGCCGGCATCCACGCGGTCGCCGAGACGATCCTCGCCGTCGCCGCCCGCACGCACGAGGGCAAGACCAGCGGCCAACACGGCCTGTTCGGTGCCGAGGACGTCGCCGGCGACGCGATCAAACTGCCCGCATCAGCACGCTGGACGATGGCCGATGCGATGGAGCAGGAAAAGGAGGCGTTCGGCTTCTACTTCTCCGCCCACCCGGTCGATCGCCACGCCCATCTCGCCAAGATGCACGGCGCCCGCCAGTATGTCGCGCTCACTGAACTCCGCATCCCCGAGGACGGCACCCGCGCCGGCGCGACGATGGCCGTGCTGGTCGAGGATGCGCGCTGGCGCACCTCGGCGCGCGGCAAGCGCTACATGATGGCGACCGTGTCGGACGCCAGCGGTCAGTTCATCGCGACCTGCTTCGACGATTCGGTCGCCGCCGAGCTGGAGGACGCCGCCCGCGCGGGGGGCTGCGGCCTCATCACCGTCGAACTCGATCGCCGCCCGGGCGAGGAAACCCCCCGCGTCTCGATCAAGCGCATCCAGCCGTTCGAGACGCTCGCCTCGATCGCCCGCTTCACCATCGAGGCGAAGGTCGCGCATGCCGCCGGTTTCGAGGCGCTATCCAGACTGCTCGCCCAGCACCGCGGCGCCCGCGGCGAGGTGAGGGCGCGCATCCCGGTCGGCGATGGCGAGGCCGTGGTTCTGCTCGGTCGCGATTTCCTGCTCGACATGGAGCTGGTCGAGGCGATCCAGACGATCCCCGGTGTGACGGACGTCGCGCTCGACCGGGTAGCGTCGCAGCTTCGATCCGTGGGGTAG
- the moaB gene encoding molybdenum cofactor biosynthesis protein B, which translates to MPIDTSLPFRPVNIAVLTVSDTRSLAEDRSGDTLVERLTTAGHVLVDRDILRDDTDAIVTRLHRWVDDETVDCVITTGGTGVTGRDVTPEAIERVATKMIPGFGELFRYLSYAKIGTSTVQSRACACVARGTYIFALPGSTGAVKDGWDGILADQLDRRHRPCNFVELMPRLTER; encoded by the coding sequence ATGCCGATCGACACCAGCCTCCCGTTCCGTCCGGTCAACATCGCCGTCCTCACGGTCAGCGACACCCGCAGCCTTGCCGAGGATCGCTCCGGCGACACGCTGGTCGAACGCCTGACCACCGCCGGCCACGTTCTGGTGGACCGCGACATCCTGCGCGACGACACCGACGCGATCGTCACCCGGCTTCACCGCTGGGTCGACGACGAGACGGTCGATTGCGTCATCACCACCGGCGGCACCGGGGTCACCGGTCGCGACGTCACGCCCGAGGCGATCGAGCGCGTCGCCACCAAGATGATCCCCGGCTTCGGCGAACTGTTCCGCTATCTTAGCTACGCCAAGATCGGCACGTCGACCGTTCAGTCCCGCGCCTGCGCCTGCGTTGCCCGCGGCACCTACATCTTCGCGCTTCCCGGCTCCACCGGCGCGGTGAAGGACGGCTGGGACGGCATCCTCGCCGACCAGCTCGACAGGCGCCACCGCCCCTGCAACTTCGTCGAGCTGATGCCCCGCCTGACGGAGCGCTGA
- a CDS encoding VOC family protein: MARMNYLELPVADTARAKAFYGAAFGWAFSDFGPTYAATVTGDTDVGFQADYAQKTAAALPVIEVEDVDAALAAVEAAGGQVTVATFAFPGGRRFHFADPDGHELAVMQVA, encoded by the coding sequence ATGGCACGGATGAACTATCTCGAGCTGCCGGTGGCGGATACGGCGCGGGCGAAGGCCTTCTACGGCGCCGCGTTTGGTTGGGCGTTCAGCGACTTCGGGCCGACCTATGCCGCCACGGTGACGGGCGATACCGACGTGGGATTTCAGGCGGATTACGCACAGAAGACCGCAGCGGCGTTGCCGGTGATCGAGGTCGAGGATGTCGATGCGGCGCTAGCTGCGGTGGAAGCGGCCGGTGGGCAGGTGACGGTCGCTACCTTCGCATTTCCGGGCGGGCGGCGGTTCCACTTCGCCGATCCGGACGGGCACGAACTGGCTGTGATGCAGGTCGCCTGA